GTCGCCGGTCGAGATACGGCGCCCCTTGATCCCTGCAATTGGCTTTTCGGCGATATTCATTGGCCACATCCCGTCAGCCCGACCACGTATAACCTATTTCAGGAAACAGCGGGATTCGCCAATGAACAGCCCGAGCCGGGTGATCGGCTTCGTCAACGCCGCGCACTTCATCGACCATTATTCGATGCTGATCTTTGCCGCCGCTGTCATCGTGATGGGGCCGGCGCTCGGCATGGCCTATTCGGAGCTGCTGCCTTACGCGACGCCGGGCTTCGTCGCCTTCGGCGCCGGCTCGCTCTTGACCGGCTGGCTCGGCGACCGCTGGAGCCGCCGCCACATGATGGTGATCTTCTTTGCCGGGATCGGCCTGTCGATGATCGCGGTCGGCCTGGTGCAGACCCCGCTGCAGCTCGGCGCGGCGCTGTTGTCGATCGGCCTGTTCGCGTCGATCTACCATCCGGTCGGCACCGCCATGATCGTGTCCTATGCCGACCGGCTCGGCCGCGAGATGGGGCTGAACGGCGTCTGGGGCAATCTCGGCGTGGCGTCGTCGGCGCTGGTCACCGGCGCGATCGGCCAGTATCTCGGCTGGCGCTGGGCTTTTGTCATTCCCGGCATCGTCACCATTCTGATCGGCGTCGCGTTTGCGCGGATGGTGGTCCACGAGGACCGCTCCGGCTTCAAGCAGGCGGCGGCGCAGGCGCGGGTGGCGAAGAAGGACATGTGGCGGGTGATCCTGGCGCTGTTCATCGTGGTGATCGCGATTTCCACCACCTTCAACGCGGTGACGGTGGCGCTGCCGAAGCTGTTCGCGGAACGGCTCGCCGACATGACCAGCAGCCCGGCGCTGCTCGGGGTGATCGCGGCCTGCGTCTATGTGTTCGGCGCGATGACGCAATATACCATCGGCAAGCTGATCGACCGCTACTCGCTGAAGGCCATCTCGATGCCGCTGTCCCTGCTGCTGGCGCCGTTTTTGTATCTGGCGGCGACGCTGTCGAACCTGCCGCTGATCCTGGCTTCGATCGGCATCGTGATGGGCGCGTTCGGCCAGGTCACCGTCAACGACGCCATGGTCGGTAAATACACCAGCGAGGAATGGCGCAGCAGAGCCTATTCGGTGCGTTATTTCCTCGGCTTCACCGCGGCCGGCGCTTCGGTCGGCCTGGTGGCGTGGCTGTACGAGCAGGGCGGTTTCGTCACCATGCTGCATGCCTTCGGCGGGCTGTGTTTGCTGGTGATCGCCGCCGCCATCATCCTGCCGACGGAGATCAAGGTGCCGGCGACCAGCGCGAATTGACGGTGCCGGCCGCGAAGGCGATTGCGTAGCCGACGGCGGCGCCGATCGCGGCGCCCAGCGATTTGAACTCCACATCGCGCAGGCTCGGATGGCGGCCGGCGGCGATGAACTGGAGCGGCTCGAATAGCGCCGCCGCCAGCGACAGCGCCAGCACGATCAGCCAGAGTTTCCTGGGATAGGCCGCGGCAAACAGCGCGCCCACGGCAGCCATCGCGCAGAAGCGCTCGATGTTTGGCGACAATCCCGTGGTGGGGCGGAAGCCGATCGGTACGATCGTGACCAGGAGAACGATCGCAATCGAGAGCCAGGCCGCGCCCCTGATAACCCGCCGCATATTCATCACGCTGCAGTCCTTCACATCGGCTCAGCGCCTGAAAAGCTTACGGAAAAGCTTTTGCGACTTGGGAAACCGGTTGTTGTCGATCTGGGTCGGCCATAATCCGTCGACGTCGAAATAGGCCGCATAGGCGATGCCGTCCTGATTGTTCCGGAACCAGTCATGCATCTGCTGGATGAAGAAGGGGTTGTCGCCGAACTGGCCGACGCCCCATTCCGGGTAGCTCATGCGCTTGCCGTGCCGGGCGGCAAAGTCGCGCTGCCATTGCAGGCCGAATGGCGCTTTCAGATAATAAGCGTCCCAGCGCTCCTGCGGCGATCCCTGATATTTGAAATCGTAGACATCGAGACCGATGTAATCGACCACGTCGTCGCCGGGATAAGCGAGGTCGGCGGCGAGTTCCTGCGGGCCCCATCCCGGGCACCAGTCGTATTTGAAGCCGTCCGAATGGCGCCTGAAGATTCCGACCACGCGCCGGAAGGCCGCGATGTAGTCGGTCTCCTGGCCCTTGGCGAACCATGGGGAGTCGACGAGATTCATCTCCCAGCCGAGCCGGATGATCGCTTTTGGCTGGGCCTCGGCAATCGCTTTCGCCGCGGCCTCGAACTCGGCGTCGTGCAGGCCGTTGGCGATCTCCGCGAGCGGCGTTCCCTTCACCGTCAGCGGAACCGACCAGACCACGTTTCGCGCCGGGTTGAGCTTGTTCCACATCCCCGGCACCCAGCTCAATTTGAAGAAATCCTCCCAGGTCGATTGGGCGTAGAAATCGACGCCGAGCACCGACGACGGCGTCTGGTTCAGCCATTTTTCCCAGGCCTGCAGCATGCGTTCGCGGCCGTCGGGCCCCCAGTTGACGAAGGCGCCGGCAAGTTTGGCGGAGTTCGAGGCGTTGCGCGCGGCATCGTTCGCGCCATGGGCCGGAGCGGTGCCGCCCAGCGCCAAAACCGCAGCGCCGATTGCCGGGTAGAGAAGCGCCCGCGCCGCGCGCGCGCGCTCAGTTCGAAACATCGTCGGCCCTCGCCAGTTTGTCGATAAAGGCGGTTGAGAGCCTTCGCCCCACCACCACCGATCCCTTCGCCGTGAGATGACCCGCGTCGAACTGCAAGGGAATGTCGCCCTCCGCGAATTCGTCGCAGACGCCGTTGCGGCACACGGAATCATAGACCGAAACGTAAGCCGCGCCCTCGGCCGCGACGACCCGCCGCATCGCCTGGTCGCGCTCCAGAACCCCGGCCTTGCGCATGGTTCCGGCGACCGCCGGATTGTTTTGCAGGATTTCATCGGCGAGCAGCCGCGGCAGCGCGCTGTCATATTCGACGATCGGCCCGAGTACGGTGACCTCGAACCCCCTCGATTTCAGTATCCTGAGCGTGGCCGACAGGA
The genomic region above belongs to Bradyrhizobium sediminis and contains:
- a CDS encoding VanZ family protein produces the protein MNMRRVIRGAAWLSIAIVLLVTIVPIGFRPTTGLSPNIERFCAMAAVGALFAAAYPRKLWLIVLALSLAAALFEPLQFIAAGRHPSLRDVEFKSLGAAIGAAVGYAIAFAAGTVNSRWSPAP
- a CDS encoding glycoside hydrolase family 26 protein, coding for MFRTERARAARALLYPAIGAAVLALGGTAPAHGANDAARNASNSAKLAGAFVNWGPDGRERMLQAWEKWLNQTPSSVLGVDFYAQSTWEDFFKLSWVPGMWNKLNPARNVVWSVPLTVKGTPLAEIANGLHDAEFEAAAKAIAEAQPKAIIRLGWEMNLVDSPWFAKGQETDYIAAFRRVVGIFRRHSDGFKYDWCPGWGPQELAADLAYPGDDVVDYIGLDVYDFKYQGSPQERWDAYYLKAPFGLQWQRDFAARHGKRMSYPEWGVGQFGDNPFFIQQMHDWFRNNQDGIAYAAYFDVDGLWPTQIDNNRFPKSQKLFRKLFRR
- a CDS encoding MFS transporter; the protein is MNSPSRVIGFVNAAHFIDHYSMLIFAAAVIVMGPALGMAYSELLPYATPGFVAFGAGSLLTGWLGDRWSRRHMMVIFFAGIGLSMIAVGLVQTPLQLGAALLSIGLFASIYHPVGTAMIVSYADRLGREMGLNGVWGNLGVASSALVTGAIGQYLGWRWAFVIPGIVTILIGVAFARMVVHEDRSGFKQAAAQARVAKKDMWRVILALFIVVIAISTTFNAVTVALPKLFAERLADMTSSPALLGVIAACVYVFGAMTQYTIGKLIDRYSLKAISMPLSLLLAPFLYLAATLSNLPLILASIGIVMGAFGQVTVNDAMVGKYTSEEWRSRAYSVRYFLGFTAAGASVGLVAWLYEQGGFVTMLHAFGGLCLLVIAAAIILPTEIKVPATSAN